In Streptomyces sp. NBC_01439, the following are encoded in one genomic region:
- a CDS encoding PH domain-containing protein → MGLFGNAHTVDPVSAQRDYARLLGQGEQVHAAYLLIRDTILFTDRRLVLVDKQGLTGKKVEYHSIPYRSITHFSVETAGHFDLDAELKIWISGSSAPIEKTFTKGVDIYEVQAILTQFVAR, encoded by the coding sequence ATGGGACTGTTCGGGAACGCGCACACCGTCGACCCCGTGTCGGCGCAGCGGGACTATGCACGGCTGCTGGGACAGGGGGAGCAGGTCCATGCCGCGTACCTGCTGATCCGGGACACGATCCTGTTCACCGACCGGCGGCTGGTGCTCGTCGACAAGCAGGGGCTCACGGGGAAGAAGGTGGAGTACCACTCCATCCCGTACCGGAGCATCACGCACTTCTCCGTCGAGACGGCCGGGCACTTCGATCTCGACGCCGAGCTCAAGATTTGGATATCCGGCAGCTCGGCGCCGATCGAGAAGACCTTCACCAAGGGCGTCGACATCTACGAGGTGCAGGCGATCCTGACCCAGTTCGTCGCCCGGTAG
- a CDS encoding antibiotic biosynthesis monooxygenase family protein — MAVFSNIRTDDDSGYPETLARMKEIVGTNPGYLGYESARTPGGLGITVAYFRDHESLTVWRKDLEHQAAMKQGRSDWYESYTLHVATVERSHGFVRNG, encoded by the coding sequence ATGGCTGTTTTCAGCAACATCCGCACCGACGACGACAGCGGATATCCCGAGACCCTCGCGCGGATGAAGGAGATCGTCGGGACGAACCCGGGATACCTCGGCTACGAGTCCGCGCGTACTCCCGGAGGTCTCGGCATCACCGTCGCCTACTTCCGCGACCACGAGTCCCTCACCGTGTGGCGCAAGGACCTGGAGCACCAGGCGGCCATGAAGCAGGGCCGATCCGACTGGTACGAGAGCTACACCCTGCACGTCGCGACCGTCGAGCGGAGCCACGGCTTTGTCCGCAACGGCTGA
- a CDS encoding Lrp/AsnC family transcriptional regulator: MDDIDRALVQRLQQDAGQSYAALGTAVGLSAGATHERVRKLRERGVIRRTTVDVDPAAVGSGVLAYVMVDSNAWMGESGADFAAIPEIQEAHIIAGSASLLVKVRTASTEQLQDVLRRLYAIDGVSGTHATVVLDTFFERPLPL, translated from the coding sequence GTGGACGACATCGACCGTGCGCTCGTCCAGCGCCTGCAGCAGGACGCCGGCCAGTCGTACGCCGCTCTCGGTACGGCAGTCGGGCTTTCGGCGGGGGCCACCCACGAGCGGGTACGGAAACTGCGCGAACGCGGGGTGATCCGGCGGACCACCGTCGACGTCGACCCGGCGGCCGTCGGCAGCGGAGTCCTGGCCTACGTGATGGTCGACTCCAACGCCTGGATGGGCGAGTCCGGTGCCGATTTCGCCGCGATCCCCGAGATCCAAGAGGCGCACATCATCGCGGGCAGTGCGTCTTTGCTGGTCAAGGTGCGTACGGCCTCGACCGAACAACTGCAGGACGTGCTGCGCCGCCTCTATGCCATCGACGGGGTCAGCGGTACGCACGCCACCGTCGTCCTGGACACCTTCTTCGAGCGACCTCTCCCGCTGTGA
- a CDS encoding DUF2797 domain-containing protein: MTWWCTGIRWKDGRPAIGWYGEGRGERVSELAYGQRIAFVARGERHCLGVRRAGRRTPCPTADIVPGRAGNAQCPECARLDRSFSVAADTNAADPRTYRVYLAWFGPGMVKVGITAEERGSARLLEQGAVAWAWLGRGPLMATRRTEELLRAALGVPDRIAYARKRGVRAHVPAAPERAREVAELHARAAALPGWPESLERVECEVVDHARAFGLDTLPSLPGPALVLTEMVSGGSVVGRLAGAAGPDLHLADGLVVDTRLLAGWELTAPGDEAVTSVPTAPIPSASAAPAEQDGLF; encoded by the coding sequence GTGACCTGGTGGTGCACCGGGATCCGGTGGAAGGACGGCCGCCCCGCCATCGGGTGGTACGGGGAGGGGCGCGGCGAGCGGGTGAGCGAGCTCGCGTACGGGCAGCGGATCGCCTTCGTGGCACGCGGGGAGCGGCACTGCCTCGGTGTGCGACGGGCCGGAAGACGGACCCCCTGCCCCACCGCGGACATCGTGCCGGGCCGTGCCGGGAACGCCCAGTGCCCCGAGTGCGCTCGCCTCGACCGGTCGTTCTCCGTGGCGGCCGACACCAACGCTGCCGATCCGCGCACCTACCGGGTCTACCTTGCCTGGTTCGGTCCCGGCATGGTCAAGGTCGGGATCACCGCCGAGGAGCGCGGTTCGGCCCGGCTGCTGGAGCAGGGGGCGGTGGCCTGGGCCTGGCTCGGGCGCGGTCCACTGATGGCCACCCGGCGCACCGAGGAATTGCTGCGGGCGGCGCTCGGGGTGCCCGACCGGATCGCGTACGCCCGTAAGCGCGGCGTACGGGCCCATGTGCCGGCTGCGCCCGAGCGGGCCCGCGAGGTCGCCGAACTGCACGCACGGGCGGCGGCGCTCCCCGGGTGGCCGGAGTCGCTGGAGCGGGTGGAGTGCGAAGTGGTCGACCACGCACGGGCGTTCGGGCTGGACACCCTGCCGAGCCTGCCCGGGCCGGCGCTGGTCCTCACCGAGATGGTGTCCGGCGGTTCTGTCGTGGGCCGGTTGGCGGGAGCGGCCGGGCCCGATCTGCACCTCGCGGACGGACTCGTGGTGGACACCCGGCTGTTGGCGGGCTGGGAGCTCACCGCTCCGGGGGACGAGGCCGTGACCTCGGTTCCGACGGCGCCGATCCCGTCCGCCTCCGCGGCTCCGGCCGAGCAGGACGGGCTGTTCTGA
- a CDS encoding SMP-30/gluconolactonase/LRE family protein, whose product MSAIADLTLYEILNERFQTGRCANGDARLDRLYDDCRWAEGPLYLPAWRQLVWSDIPNDRMLRWDEATGAVSVFRSPAGHSNGNTLDREGRLITCEQGNRRVTRTEPDGSLTVIADRIDGKRFNSPNDAVVRSDGSIWFSDPDFGITSDYEGHRAPSEIGACNLYRADPSTGEVRTAADGFLGPNGLVFSPDESELYAADTRAGHIRAFKVSDDGTLTADRVFANCPGVDNIRFDDEGRLWVAAMENGVQCYAADGTLIGRLRIPEPVSNIAFGGPKNNRLFITATTSLYSLVMSVTGLPRVL is encoded by the coding sequence ATGTCTGCCATAGCCGACCTCACCTTGTACGAGATTCTGAACGAACGCTTCCAGACCGGCCGCTGCGCCAACGGCGACGCCCGGCTGGACCGGCTCTACGATGACTGCCGCTGGGCGGAGGGACCGCTCTACCTGCCCGCCTGGCGGCAACTGGTGTGGAGCGACATCCCCAACGACCGGATGCTGCGCTGGGACGAGGCGACGGGCGCGGTCTCCGTCTTCCGCTCCCCGGCCGGCCACTCCAATGGCAACACCCTGGACCGCGAAGGCCGCCTGATCACCTGTGAACAAGGCAACCGGCGCGTCACCCGCACCGAACCCGACGGCAGCCTGACCGTCATCGCCGACCGCATCGACGGCAAACGGTTCAACAGCCCGAACGACGCGGTCGTCCGCTCGGACGGCTCCATCTGGTTCTCCGACCCGGACTTCGGCATCACCAGCGACTACGAGGGCCACCGCGCACCCAGCGAGATCGGCGCCTGCAACCTCTACCGGGCCGACCCCTCGACCGGCGAGGTTCGGACCGCCGCCGACGGCTTCCTCGGCCCCAACGGCCTGGTCTTCTCACCCGACGAGAGCGAGCTGTACGCCGCGGACACCCGGGCCGGCCACATCCGCGCCTTCAAGGTCTCCGACGACGGCACCCTCACCGCCGACCGCGTCTTCGCCAACTGTCCCGGGGTCGACAACATCCGCTTCGACGACGAGGGGCGGCTGTGGGTGGCCGCCATGGAGAACGGCGTCCAGTGCTACGCCGCGGACGGCACCCTGATCGGCCGCCTCCGCATCCCCGAACCGGTCTCGAACATCGCCTTCGGCGGCCCCAAGAACAACCGCCTCTTCATCACCGCCACCACCTCCCTCTACTCCCTGGTGATGTCGGTGACGGGCCTGCCCCGGGTCCTCTGA